In a single window of the Streptomyces sp. NBC_00285 genome:
- a CDS encoding AAA family ATPase, whose protein sequence is MTVNRTTAYATTSGLALPEQPAAPAVEARGTRPAPVVRDLRDRLGHSPHALLFGPKDLVVITGLPGSGKSTLMKRAVTGARIDSQDTRDRWDGRLSRFLPYAVYRPLVRLAHYAGLRRALRSGEGVVVHDCGTQTWVRGWLAREARRRGGTLHLLLLDVTADAALEGQRERGRGVSRYAFLRHRGAAARLIRAVERGDLPQGCASAVLVDREAADVLRRIGFTG, encoded by the coding sequence ATGACGGTGAACAGGACCACCGCGTACGCGACTACCTCGGGCCTGGCGCTGCCCGAGCAGCCCGCGGCCCCGGCCGTCGAGGCCCGCGGCACGCGCCCGGCGCCGGTCGTCCGTGACCTGCGCGACCGCCTGGGACACAGCCCGCACGCCCTGCTCTTCGGCCCCAAGGACCTCGTCGTCATCACCGGCCTGCCCGGCAGCGGCAAGTCCACCCTGATGAAGCGTGCGGTCACAGGGGCACGCATCGACTCCCAGGACACCCGCGACCGCTGGGACGGCCGACTGTCCCGCTTCCTGCCGTACGCCGTCTACCGCCCCCTGGTCCGGCTCGCGCACTACGCCGGACTGCGCCGCGCCCTGCGCTCCGGCGAGGGGGTCGTCGTGCACGACTGCGGGACGCAGACCTGGGTGCGCGGCTGGCTGGCCCGCGAGGCCCGCCGCCGGGGCGGCACCCTGCACCTGCTGCTCCTCGACGTCACGGCGGACGCAGCGCTGGAGGGCCAGCGCGAACGCGGCCGGGGTGTCTCGCGGTACGCCTTCCTGCGCCACCGGGGCGCGGCCGCCCGCCTGATCCGTGCCGTGGAGCGGGGCGACCTGCCCCAGGGCTGCGCCTCGGCGGTGCTGGTCGACCGGGAGGCGGCGGACGTCCTGCGGCGGATCGGCTTCACCGGCTGA
- a CDS encoding enhanced serine sensitivity protein SseB, with protein sequence MDFPADLPADFSEFPAQTAHPHPHGGWPGNELEEVLSASLGMPSACARIIEVLGRSFVWIPLPNGGGPHSGPLDLPTLEIGGQAFVPVFSSEEQFRQVVGSHLSCTIAPAVEFARGLPPHVGLALNPDGVVGVPLPPAAVADLCRVGRSPLDGPNTGGRVKLYEPDWQDDPVDFLATASAEFAATGVVLTARRCLAAIETADPVMFVGVELSQWEGDLRTLPMDALGRALHRTPVRWPVNLVLLDVADDPVGHWMREQVRPFYTQG encoded by the coding sequence ATGGATTTCCCGGCGGATCTCCCCGCGGACTTCTCGGAGTTTCCGGCACAGACGGCACACCCCCATCCGCACGGCGGATGGCCGGGCAACGAACTGGAGGAGGTGCTCTCCGCCTCCCTCGGCATGCCCTCGGCATGCGCCCGGATCATCGAGGTGCTCGGCCGCAGCTTCGTCTGGATCCCCCTGCCGAACGGCGGCGGCCCGCACAGCGGCCCCCTCGACCTGCCCACGCTGGAGATCGGCGGCCAGGCGTTCGTGCCGGTCTTCAGCTCCGAGGAGCAGTTCCGCCAGGTCGTCGGCAGCCATCTGTCGTGCACCATCGCCCCGGCGGTCGAGTTCGCCCGTGGCCTGCCCCCGCACGTGGGCCTCGCCCTGAACCCCGACGGTGTGGTCGGCGTCCCGCTCCCCCCGGCCGCCGTCGCCGACCTCTGCCGGGTGGGCCGCTCCCCCCTCGACGGCCCCAACACCGGCGGGCGGGTCAAGCTCTACGAACCGGACTGGCAGGACGACCCGGTCGACTTCCTCGCCACCGCCTCCGCGGAGTTCGCGGCGACCGGCGTGGTCCTGACGGCCCGCCGCTGCCTTGCGGCCATCGAGACGGCCGACCCGGTGATGTTCGTGGGCGTCGAACTCTCCCAATGGGAGGGAGATCTGCGCACCTTGCCGATGGACGCTCTCGGCCGGGCCCTGCACCGGACCCCGGTCCGGTGGCCGGTGAACCTGGTCCTGCTGGACGTGGCGGACGACCCGGTGGGGCACTGGATGCGCGAACAGGTACGGCCCTTCTACACGCAGGGCTAG
- a CDS encoding enhanced serine sensitivity protein SseB C-terminal domain-containing protein, with protein MLRQVTPGRYDAYEALLRALATPNSGQVWMLLWHGQSGSPDAQYGNMEVEGYGYAPCVTSAQELSASGWNRSYEVVEGIDVARTLFPDHYGLWLNPHAPGGGVGIPWLDLRRIATGLERQPAGPLRLSEPGIEVPQFYALLSHNAHRTPAVRSLRRAWVQPALGAPYLAIGLDVYDTSPSAVDSVRGMMQQSIGAVPDGLPVSTVAMSDEYDPVALWMRAGARPFYDREAHGAPAQAPAAGYGYPPAGGGY; from the coding sequence ATGCTGCGCCAGGTGACCCCCGGGCGCTACGACGCCTACGAGGCACTGCTGCGCGCCCTCGCGACCCCCAACTCCGGCCAGGTCTGGATGCTTCTGTGGCACGGCCAGTCCGGCTCCCCCGACGCCCAGTACGGAAACATGGAGGTCGAGGGCTACGGCTACGCCCCATGCGTCACCTCCGCCCAGGAGTTGAGCGCCAGTGGCTGGAACCGCTCCTACGAAGTGGTCGAAGGCATCGACGTGGCCCGCACCCTGTTCCCCGACCACTACGGGCTCTGGCTCAACCCGCACGCCCCGGGCGGCGGCGTCGGCATCCCCTGGCTCGACCTGCGCCGCATCGCGACCGGCCTGGAGCGCCAGCCCGCGGGACCGCTGCGGCTGTCGGAACCCGGTATCGAGGTCCCGCAGTTCTACGCCCTGCTCTCGCACAACGCCCACCGCACCCCGGCGGTCCGCTCGCTGCGCCGCGCCTGGGTGCAGCCGGCGCTCGGTGCGCCATATCTCGCCATCGGTCTCGACGTGTACGACACCAGCCCCTCGGCCGTCGACTCGGTGCGCGGGATGATGCAGCAGTCCATCGGCGCCGTCCCGGACGGCCTCCCGGTGTCGACCGTGGCGATGTCCGACGAGTACGACCCGGTGGCCCTGTGGATGCGGGCCGGTGCCCGGCCCTTCTACGACCGCGAGGCCCACGGCGCCCCCGCCCAGGCCCCGGCAGCCGGGTACGGCTACCCTCCGGCCGGCGGAGGCTACTGA